Proteins encoded in a region of the Falsibacillus albus genome:
- a CDS encoding HAD family hydrolase → MLKDVEVIVFDLDGTLYEDIHHFDHYADLLGEKLDLISRKSFEKDYQSFKEGRLPLKIGTVYDVENDLVLIQKNGHVLEAFEWSGAKVSKEKVSELYPQEIVFDFHSMLNVGDLWWVPVSIARHYGLSSELAHQAFLQTREYMMTPEFQMQEIQGFKEVLQSLSRTKKLVLFTNSPQKDSEVIVTKLGFMDYFDYKIFDGRKPVKTERALRKISEHYDVPFSKILSIGDNAINEIYPARKMGCQTILIDGHEYGDPSQADYVVKNIAGVVELLEGIEG, encoded by the coding sequence ATGCTGAAGGATGTTGAAGTCATTGTTTTTGACCTGGACGGGACGTTGTATGAGGATATTCATCATTTTGACCATTACGCTGATCTTCTTGGGGAGAAGCTAGATCTTATTAGTCGTAAGAGTTTTGAAAAAGACTATCAATCTTTTAAAGAGGGTCGTCTGCCATTGAAAATCGGTACGGTCTATGATGTGGAGAATGATTTGGTTTTGATCCAAAAAAATGGCCATGTGCTGGAAGCTTTCGAATGGTCGGGGGCAAAAGTTTCGAAAGAGAAAGTATCCGAATTGTACCCGCAGGAAATCGTGTTTGATTTCCATTCGATGCTCAACGTCGGCGACCTTTGGTGGGTGCCCGTTTCGATCGCCCGGCATTATGGTTTGTCCAGTGAATTGGCGCATCAGGCGTTCCTGCAGACAAGGGAATATATGATGACGCCTGAATTTCAAATGCAGGAGATCCAAGGGTTCAAAGAAGTGCTTCAGTCGTTGAGCCGAACGAAAAAGCTCGTCCTTTTCACGAACTCCCCGCAAAAGGACAGCGAAGTGATCGTCACGAAGCTGGGGTTTATGGATTACTTTGATTACAAAATTTTCGATGGAAGGAAACCGGTTAAAACGGAAAGAGCATTGCGTAAGATCAGCGAGCATTATGATGTGCCTTTTTCCAAGATTCTTTCCATCGGAGACAACGCCATCAACGAAATCTACCCTGCCCGGAAAATGGGCTGTCAAACGATTTTGATTGATGGGCATGAATACGGCGATCCATCTCAAGCTGATTATGTCGTGAAAAATATTGCCGGTGTTGTGGAGTTGCTTGAAGGGATAGAGGGCTGA